One Fusarium falciforme chromosome 12, complete sequence DNA window includes the following coding sequences:
- a CDS encoding Amidohydro-rel domain-containing protein, with amino-acid sequence MVQSSSHQHSQMSSVIKQRPWEPSPSTKAVLYTNANIVDPEAAEVHYGASFQVEDGVITGVWKNGAEQPTPGNEGITTIDLHNHFVCPGLIDCHVHLTAAPGDVTLKGMYATEASTLAFRSAYLAREMLLRGFTTVRDTGGADAGLRDSIVEGLVKGPRLFIAGKALSQTGGHGDFRSRHEGSQHKCCGGDLPGLSRVCDGVPQCLEAVRDEIRRGADFIKIMCGGGVATLTDPLSMLQFTPEEIRAITTTAGYSGKYVTAHAYTTQAIRHAVDNGVRGIEHGNFIDSETAAYLKEKDVVVTPTLVVYQAYEIADKPPFDNLLTPAGKAKNRQVLASGLESLKILHEAGVTMCYGSDLLSVLHPLQSGEFSIRSQVLPAASILKSATTNAAAYLGMTDRLGQIKAGAFADFIILTGNPLEDITVLDNANSSFLAIFKEGRVVASKLESVVQDVNYRDFTLPGEGRGITGHI; translated from the coding sequence ATGGTTCAATCAAGCTCCCATCAACATTCCCAGATGTCTAGCGTGATCAAGCAAAGACCTTGGGAGCCCTCGCCGTCCACGAAGGCCGTTCTATACACCAACGCCAATATTGTTGACCCTGAGGCAGCGGAAGTGCACTACGGAGCGTCTTTTCAAGTCGAAGACGGCGTCATCACTGGCGTCTGGAAAAATGGGGCTGAACAACCCACGCCCGGCAATGAAGGAATCACCACGATAGACCTTCACAACCACTTCGTCTGCCCAGGACTTATTGACTGCCATGTTCACCTGACAGCGGCGCCTGGAGATGTCACACTGAAGGGCATGTACGCGACCGAGGCCAGCACACTAGCATTTCGTTCAGCATACCTTGCCCGCGAGATGCTTCTCCGCGGGTTCACCACCGTCCGCGATACAGGCGGTGCGGACGCTGGACTTCGGGACTCCATCGTGGAAGGCCTAGTGAAGGGTCCTCGTCTCTTTATCGCAGGTAAAGCACTATCACAGACGGGCGGCCACGGCGATTTCCGCAGCCGCCACGAGGGCAGTCAGCACAAGTGTTGCGGAGGCGACCTTCCTGGTCTTTCACGCGTCTGCGACGGTGTGCCGCAGTGCCTCGAGGCCGTTCGAGACGAGATACGTCGTGGTGCAGACTTTATCAAGATCATGTGCGGAGGAGGAGTGGCAACCTTGACGGATCCTCTGTCGATGCTACAGTTTACCCCTGAGGAGATTCgtgccatcaccaccacggccGGTTATTCTGGCAAGTATGTCACTGCCCATGCGTACACAACACAAGCAATCCGTCATGCTGTGGACAATGGCGTCCGAGGGATAGAGCACGGGAACTTTATTGACTCAGAAACGGCCGCGTatctcaaggagaaggatgttGTGGTGACGCCCACTCTCGTGGTGTACCAAGCCTATGAGATTGCGGACAAGCCGCCTTTCGACAATTTGTTGACACCGGCTGGAAAGGCAAAAAACCGCCAAGTTCTTGCGTCTGGGTTGGAATCGCTCAAGATCCTTCACGAGGCCGGTGTTACCATGTGCTACGGCTCAGACCTGCTCAGTGTCCTCCACCCGCTTCAATCGGGAGAGTTTAGCATCAGGTCCCAGGTGCTCCCTGCAGCCAGCATCCTCAAGTCAGCTACCACCAATGCTGCAGCTTACTTGGGTATGACGGACCGCTTAGGTCAGATCAAAGCAGGTGCTTTTGCCGACTTTATTATACTCACTGGCAACCCTCTAGAGGATATTACAGTGCTAGATAATGCTAATtcgtccttcttggccattTTCAAAGAAGGTCGGGTTGTGGCAAGCAAGCTGGAGAGCGTCGTCCAAGATGTAAACTACAGGGACTTTACACTGCCTGGGGAAGGAAGAGGGATTACAGGCCACATCTAA
- a CDS encoding MFS domain-containing protein: protein MRHSMDKESSLKAPYHQDPAEKGEILPDDVAVTANEDNDVVLAFITNLDPAIKDEPISAKEYRRVRWKIDLCILPLMAGTTILAAVDKNVIGNTAILGILEDANLTGLEFSWIGSLFFFGYLIFEWPMAYLIQRFPVAKLLSVTVMGWAILAMCTAATHNFAGLAVVRFLMGGLESIVYPTNSILTVMWWTRAEQPVRTAIWFNTFSTAFTGIVSYGIGRTDTSLSQWRLLFLVLGGFTVLWSALLWVFLPDSPVKCWQLSDREKWVAMQRVRDNNTGIQDTTFKWYQVRELIIDPKTWMLVVFAAAQNVPNGAISSFSGLIVRGFGFNTLQAILINLPTGVLGTCFQIILSIPSAKLKGYRCIIIACANLVPLTCATLLWQLPRSDQHGLLASYLCFWTYFTPYVLSTSLPMANTSGHTKKVTMNALWFIAYSLGPQAFTSRDAPAYTGGFIGLLVSIGVATASISAYGILCKRENMSRDRSGLGADSQGDQNEAFTDMTDKEKPSFRYTY, encoded by the exons ATGCGTCATTCCATGGACAAAGAGTCCTCTCTGAAGGCCCCTTACCACCAGGATCCAGCTGAGAAGGGCGAAATCTTGCCAGATGACGTTGCCGTCACAGCCAACGAAGACAACGACGTTGTCCTTGCCTTCATCACAAACCTCGATCCCGCAATCAAGGATGAACCCATCTCGGCTAAAGAATACCGCAGAGTGCGTTGGAAGATTGATTTGTGTATCTTGCCTCTGATGGCTGGGACTACGATTCTTGCTGCGGTTGACAAGAATGTCATCGGTAATACCGCCATCTTGGGCATTTTGGAGGACGCCAACTTGACCGGACTCGAGTTCTCTTGGATTGGCagccttttcttctttggaTATCTGATATTTGAATGGCCAATGGCCTACTTGATTCAGCGATTCCCCGTCGCCAAATTATTGTCTGTCACGGTTATGGGCTGGGCCATTCTCGCCATGTGCACAGCAGCCACGCACAATTTCGCTGGTCTCGCTGTAGTACGCTTTCTAA TGGGTGGCCTGGAGTCCATCGTGTACCCAACTAATAGCATTCTAACCGTCATGTGGTGGACTCGAGCCGAACAGCCTGTCCGCACCGCGATTTGGTTCAACACATTTTCGACTGCCTTTACGGGCATCGTTAGCTACGGCATTGGACGGACAGACACGAGTCTGTCCCAGTGGAGGCTGCTGTTTCTGGTCCTCGGAGGTTTCACCGTACTCTGGTCGGCTCTGCTCTGGGTTTTCCTCCCCGATTCCCCTGTCAAGTGCTGGCAACTGAGTGATAGAGAGAAGTGGGTTGCCATGCAGAGAGTCAGGGATAATAACACCGGAATTCAAGATACGACGTTCAAGTGGTATCAAGTAAGGGAGCTGATTATCGATCCCAAGACATGGATGCTTGTCGTGTTTGCGGCCGCTCAAAATGTTCCCAACG GCGCTATATCCAGTTTCTCTGGTCTCATCGTCCGAGGTTTCGGCTTCAACACGCTTCAGGCCATCTTGATCAACCTCCCCACCGGTGTACTGGGGACCTGCTTCCAGATCATCCTGTCGATCCCTTCCGCGAAACTTAAGGGCTACAGGTGTATCATCATTGCATGCGCTAACCTCGTTCCACTGACCTGTGCCACCTTGCTGTGGCAACTGCCTAGAAGTGATCAGCATGGTCTTCTTGCTTCATATCTCTGCTTCTGGACATACTTTACCCCATACGTCCTGTCCACTTCGCTTCCTATGGCCAACACGTCGGGACATACCAAAAAGGTCACTATGAACGCTCTGTGGTTCATTGCCTACTCTCTGG GGCCCCAGGCTTTCACATCGCGAGATGCGCCCGCATATACTGGTGGTTTTATTGGGTTGCTTGTCTCGATCGGAGTTGCGACCGCTTCCATCTCCGCTTATGGGATACTCTGCAAGAGGGAGAATATGAGTCGAGACCGTAGCGGTTTGGGGGCTGATAGCCAAGGCGACCAGAACGAGGCCTTCACCGACATGACCGACAAAGAGAAGCCATCCTTTCGATACACATACTGA
- a CDS encoding AA-permease domain-containing protein, translating to MAKDLNVVNGEKPSDPGIAHDAESCAPGQVDSGPLQRTETHRNIKSRHAQMIAIGGTIGTGLFVGIGQALAISGPLNLLLAYVTICFFVYCIMTATTEISSYMPIPGSSMAYYGSRFVSKSLGFAMGWLYFYSFGILVAYEITAAALVIDYWPNQVHIAVWITVMLVVIVALNFAPVGAYAETEFWFASTKVFMILGLLILSIVLCFGGAPAQDGRLGFTYWKDPGAMNEYLVGGAAGRFCAFIYALTFSVFSFNFGPELIVITGGEMRAPRKNLPRAAKTFVYRLITFYILGALAIGIICRSDALGLLSGGKGAAASPWVIAIKDAGIHTLDSIINAGIIISAWSSGNSYLYMSSRSLYSLAMAGNAPSIFKRCTSWGLPIYAVMASSLFGLLAFLNVSSGVSSVFTWLINLTNTAGFTSWVCCSIILLRFRKACAAQGITHVPFRSRLQPFASYACIIFFTCLLFLNGFGVFFPGNWSTSSFLTSYIGFPIFIAIYFAHRIWKRKDAWIIPSSQVDLTTGLDYILALESIELESRPKEKANRVVSALKRVLS from the coding sequence ATGGCCAAAGACCTCAACGTTGTCAATGGTGAAAAGCCGTCCGATCCTGGTATCGCACACGATGCCGAGTCCTGCGCCCCGGGCCAGGTGGACTCCGGCCCTCTGCAGAGGACCGAAACGCACCGCAACATCAAGTCCCGTCACGCCCAGATGATTGCCATCGGCGGAACCATCGGTACTGGCCTCTTCGTCGGTATCGGCCAAGCCCTCGCCATCTCGGGCCCTCTCAACCTACTCCTGGCCTATGTCACCATCTGCTTCTTCGTGTATTGCATCATGACGGCGACGACCGAAATAAGCTCCTACATGCCTATCCCTGGGTCCTCGATGGCATACTACGGATCACGCTTTGTCTCAAAGAGTCTAGGTTTTGCCATGGGTTGGCTTTACTTCTACTCTTTCGGCATTCTCGTCGCCTACGAGATCACGGCCGCGGCCCTCGTAATCGACTACTGGCCTAATCAGGTTCATATCGCAGTCTGGATCACCGTTATGCTCGTTGTTATCGTTGCGCTCAACTTTGCCCCCGTCGGTGCATACGCAGAGACAGAGTTCTGGTTTGCATCAACAAAGGTCTTTATGATCCTCGGCTTGCTGATCCTCTCCATCGTTCTCTGCTTTGGGGGGGCTCCGGCACAAGATGGACGGCTCGGCTTTACATACTGGAAGGACCCAGGTGCTATGAACGAGTACCTTGTAGGTGGAGCTGCCGGCAGATTCTGCGCTTTCATCTACGCCTTGACATTTTCCGTATTTTCCTTCAACTTTGGCCCTGAGCTGATCGTCATCACCGGAGGAGAAATGCGGGCACCTCGCAAGAACCTCCCCCGGGCAGCTAAGACCTTTGTGTACCGGTTGATCACCTTCTATATTCTAGGCGCTTTGGCCATCGGTATTATCTGTCGAAGCGACGCACTAGGTCTGCTAAGTGGAGGCAAGGGAGCCGCTGCCTCGCCCTGGGTCATCGCCATCAAAGACGCGGGAATCCATACGCTTGACAGTATCATCAACGCTGGTATCATCATTTCAGCGTGGTCGTCTGGGAACTCGTACCTTTACATGTCCAGTCGGTCCTTGTATTCACTCGCCATGGCAGGCAATGCGCCCTCCATCTTCAAGCGCTGTACCTCCTGGGGTCTTCCCATCTATGCAGTCATGGCAAGCTCCCTGTTCGGGCTTCTCGCCTTTCTCAACGTTTCCTCTGGCGTGTCGTCTGTCTTTACTTGGCTCATCAACCTAACCAACACTGCTGGTTTCACCTCATGGGTCTGTTGCAGCATTATTCTCCTTCGGTTCCGCAAGGCTTGTGCGGCTCAAGGGATTACTCACGTGCCCTTTCGATCTCGGCTCCAGCCGTTCGCGTCCTATGCttgcatcatcttcttcacatGCTTGCTTTTCCTGAATGGCTTCGGAGTGTTCTTCCCTGGAAACTGGTCGACTTCTTCCTTCCTAACGTCCTACATCGGTTttcccatcttcatcgccatctaCTTTGCGCACAGAATCTGGAAGAGGAAGGATGCTTGGATCATTCCGTCGTCTCAAGTGGATCTCACAACTGGCCTTGACTACATTCTTGCCCTGGAGTCAATTGAATTGGAGTCAAGACCTAAGGAAAAGGCCAATCGAGTTGTTAGCGCGCTCAAGAGGGTCCTCAGCTAA
- a CDS encoding NADPH--cytochrome P450 reductase encodes MDFQTLNHTLQESVSSIRLIYNTALLEPLSTIVSFLILISTASYLTGWKPWARSNKHDADILLTVDEENARDIITTMEKTGKNCVVFYGSQSGNAEDYATRLAQEGKSCYGLETMVADLEDYDYDNLDMFPRDSVAIFVLATYGEGEPTDNAVDFYRCITDATFSDDRSPPLGNLRYIIFGLGNSTYEHYNLMGRNVNKMLESLGAQRIGQAGEGDDGSGTLEDAFLTWKDGMWTALANHMGLHQRKAVYEPVFKIAKEPGLATASPEVYTGEPNDMHLKGVIKGPFNAQNPYIAPVTKSMELLSGTNRNCLHLEIDIRGSGLAYQTGDHIAVWPMNATHEVDEFLHVVGLEEQNDAVIRIEPIDSTTKVPFPTPITFDAIVRYRLEICAPVSRQFLSRLVTFAPNKAAETEISKLAQDKAYFHEKVGKMQYNLSRMLNIASGGEKWTKIPFSLLIEGLPKLQPRYYSISSSSLVQPDTISITAVVENQVIPGRADPFKGVATNYLLALKHHQDGDAKAGSLYELMGPKRRYGGVCLPIHVRSSNFRLPCDPSKPVILIGPGTGIAPMRAFIHERARLAALGQPVGRTLLFFGCRRRSEDYLYESEWEDLKKIPKFDFEVATAFSREGPTKVYVQHRLKERASEVNRLLEEDASVYVCGDAANMAIAVKEVLVQVVSGQRQVPKATAENILKAMKASRRYQEDVW; translated from the exons ATGGATTTCCAGACCCTTAACCACACTCTGCAAGAGTCGGTCAGTTCGATACGCCTGATTTACAACACGGCTCTCCTCGAACCTCTTTCCACCATTGTTTCTTTCCTCATTCTCATCAGCACTGCGAGCTACCTTACAGGATGGAAGCCCTGGGCTCGGAGCAACAAACACGACGCCGACATACTGCTTACAGTCGATGAAGAAAACGCAAGAGATATCATCACCACAATGGAGAAGACAGGCAAGAACTGCGTCGTCTTCTATGGGTCGCAGTCCGGCAACGCTGAAGACTACGCCACTCGACTGGCCCAGGAAGGGAAGAGCTGCTACGGATTGGAGACGATGGTTGCCGATCTTGAGGACTATGACTACGACAACCTGGACATGTTCCCTCGGGACAGCGTGGCCATCTTTGTCCTTGCAACGTACGGGGAGGGCGAGCCCACGGACAACGCCGTCGACTTCTACAGATGTATCACCGACGCTACCTTCTCCGACGATCGAAGCCCACCGCTGGGTAACCTCAGGTACATCATATTTGGCCTGGGAAACAGCACGTACGAGCACTATAATTTGATGGGAAGAAACGTCAACAAGATGCTCGAGAGTCTGGGGGCTCAGAGAATCGGCCAAGCCGGAGAGGGCGATGACGGCTCAGGAACCCTGGAGGATGCCTTTCTCACATGGAAGGACGGTATGTGGACTGCGCTTGCCAACCACATGGGCTTGCATCAGAGGAAAGCGGTCTACGAGCCCGTCTTTAAGATTGCCAAAGAGCCTGGGTTAGCCACTGCCTCCCCTGAAGTCTACACGGGCGAGCCCAACGACATGCATCTCAAGGGAGTCATCAAAGGCCCTTTCAACGCCCAGAACCCATACATCGCGCCCGTTACAAAGTCCATGGAGCTCCTCTCCGGCACCAATCGGAACTGTCTACACCTAGAAATTGACATTAGGGGATCCGGCCTCGCATATCAAACCGGTGATCATATCGCCGTCTGGCCGATGAACGCGACTCACGAAGTTGACGAGTTCCTACACGTCGTCGGCCTAGAGGAGCAGAACGACGCCGTTATTCGCATTGAACCAATCGACTCAACGACCAAAGTCCCTTTCCCCACGCCTATCACCTTCGACGCCATCGTCCGCTATCGGCTGGAGATTTGTGCGCCGGTGTCTCGCCAGTTCCTTAGCAGGCTAGTTACTTTTGCCCCAAACAAAGCAGCAGAGACAGAGATATCCAAGCTCGCCCAAGACAAGGCCTACTTCCATGAAAAAGTCGGCAAGATGCAATACAATCTATCCAGAATGCTCAACATCGCCAGCGGTGGTGAGAAGTGGACTAAGATCCCATTCTCACTATTGATCGAGGGCCTCCCGAAACTCCAGCCTCGCTACTactccatctcctcatcttctctaGTGCAGCCAGACACCATTTCAATTACGGCAGTTGTGGAGAACCAGGTCATCCCTGGCCGAGCAGATCCCTTCAAAGGGGTCGCAACCAACTACCTCCTCGCACTAAAACACCATCAGGATGGGGACGCGAAGGCCGGTTCGCTATACGAGCTAATGGGTCCAAAGAGAAGATACGGCGGCGTGTGCTTGCCAATTCATGTTCGCTCATCTAACTTCAGGTTACCTTGCGATCCCTCAAAGCCAGTCATCTTGATTGGCCCAGGCACCGGCATCGCTCCCATGCGTGCATTCATCCATGAGCGTGCACGGTTGGCAGCCCTGGGTCAACCGGTCGGGCGCAcgcttctcttctttgggTGTAGGCGCCGGAGTGAGGACTACCTGTACGAATCGGAGTGGGAG GACCTCAAGAAAATACCGAAATTCGACTTTGAGGTTGCGACGGCATTCTCTCGAGAAGGGCCCACCAAGGTGTATGTTCAGCATCGACTGAAGGAGCGGGCTTCCGAGGTCAACAGGCTCCTGGAGGAGGACGCAAGCGTCTACGTTTGTGGCGATGCCGCAAACATGGCCATTGCGGTGAAAGAAGTCCTGGTCCAGGTCGTCTCTGGGCAGCGACAAGTCCCCAAGGCCACAGCCGAGAACATCCTGAAAGCTATGAAGGCCTCTAGAAGATATCAG GAAGATGTATGGTAA
- a CDS encoding MFS domain-containing protein, with protein MTDKMQFKDEPQTPTSDIANGSIIGRDVDWTPEEEAAVRRKFDFTITPLVTLLYMLCAIDRANVGNARIEGMSDELNLVGYRYNILLTVFFIFYLAVEIPSNVILKNVGPRWYLPALVFCFGMVSLCTAFVESYASMLVVRAILGIFEGGAMPGTAFFLSCFYKKTELFFRMSIFIASSSLASSFGGLLAAGLSKIPPWGASAMLIHRWRNIFFFEGLITVLVAAVAPFLMPQSPGTYKFLTDRQRYIAAERLLRENAHVREEKVTWKHVQRAIFNIHTNVCAWCFFCTNSAVQGFGAFIPTILREFGWTSTEAQLKSVPPYLVACCVTIALGYLSDRTNKRGIFMAGILPCSIIGFSILRFSTNTDAKYAAVFLNAIACFGASSGFLSWGINNAGSPAVAAVAGGYMVMVGSMGGVLSTWTYLSRDSPLFHTGHTINLSLQCFCFCLACFGLAHCVYDNKLRARGGRDDRIQGLTEEEKLALGHRNPEFRYME; from the exons ATGACCGACAAGATGCAATTCAAAGATGAACCCCAGACCCCAACCTCTGACATCGCCAATGGGTCCATCATTGGAAGAGATGTTGACTGGACGcccgaggaagaggctgctgTCAGACGCAAGTTTGATTTTACCATCACGCCCTTAGTGACTTTGCTGTATATGCTCTGTGCCATTGACAG GGCCAATGTCGG CAACGCTCGCATTGAGGGCATGAGTGATGAACTCAACCTCGTCGGCTACCGATACAACATTCTCTTGActgtcttcttcatcttctacCTGGC CGTGGAGATCCCTAGCAACGTTATTCTCAAGAACGTTGGCCCTCGATGGTATT TGCCCGCCCTTGTCTTTTGCTTCGGAATGGTCTCTCTCTGCACCGCATTTGTCGAGTCGTACGCTTCGATGCTTGTCGTCAGAGCTATCCTGGGCATCTTTGAAGGTGGTGCCATGCCTGGAACGGCCTTCTTCCTGAGCTGCTTCTACAAGAAGACTGAGCTATTCTTCCGCATGAGCATCTTCATCGCGTCTAGTTCTCTGGCTAGCTCGTTTGGTGGCCTCCTGGCTGCGGGGCTTTC CAAGATTCCACCCTGGGGAGCTAGTGCCATGCTCATCCATCGGTGGAGGAATATCTTCTTCTTTGAAGGCTTG ATCACCGTCCTCGTTGCAGCGGTTGCTCCATTCTTGATGCCCCAGAGCCCGGGAACATACAAGTTCTTGACTGACCGGCAACGCTACATTGCCGCAGAGCGTCTCCTGCGTGAGAATGCCCAC GTCCGTGAAGAAAAGGTCACCTGGAAGCATGTGCAGCgtgccatcttcaacatccACACCAACGTCTGCGCCTGGTGTTTCTTCTGCACCAACAGTGCCGTTCAAGGCTTTGGAGCTTTCATCCCGACTATCCTCCGCGAATTTGGTTGGACTTCGACCGAGGCCCAGCTCAAGTCGGTACCTCCGTATCTCGTGGCGTGCTGTGTTACCATTGCCCTCGGCTACCTGAGTGACCGAACCAACAAGAGAGGCATCTTTATGGCTGGCATTCTGCCCTGCTCTATTATTGGTTTCTCTATCCTGAGGTTCTCGACCAACACAGATGCCAAGTACGCCGCTGTCTtcctcaacgccatcgcTTGCTTTGGAGCTAGTAGTGGATTCCTCAGCTGGGGAATCAACAATGCCGGTAGTCCAGCCGTGGCGGCTGTTGCCGGTGGCTACATGGTCATGGTGGGAAGTATGGGAGGTGTCTTGTCTAC TTGGACTTATCTATCGCGTGACTCCCCGCTCTTCCACACCGGCCACACCATCAACCTGTCTCTTCagtgcttctgcttctgtcTGGCTTGCTTCGGCCTTGCCCACTGCGTCTACGACAACAAGCTTCGTGCTAGGGGCGGAAGAGACGACAGGATTCAGGGgctcaccgaggaggagaagctggcaCTTGGCCACCGAAACCCGGAGTTCCGCTATATGGAGTGA
- a CDS encoding Zn(2)-C6 fungal-type domain-containing protein produces MITSRHRSSLDVLKRSAKACNRCRKRRTKCIGDPPYPCIACSDSGHVCVYTESEKRVTVTESYLLELQAQARRGNTSRDAVADMTDASSQDIELGFTGTDNWVLGSSGQYHFMGNSSSTYIANRLNPTAETLAWHKYPHHEDTAWLRRSNNPEIPPLPPFETAERLYRAQHAYIGTIFAFLSDAAFHERLEQVYARAPDPKDREERLIYCQILLVLAFGQMYSINQWVGKQGPPGFDYFKHALDFLPNVYEEGSILFIEVLSYVAYFMQTINRRDAAYIMIGIALRMAISLGLHQEVSDQDIDSDTREHRRRVWWSTYSMERLLCVTSGHPLSIQDEDIDLLLPSPMAGEDEYTSSVLKSYTELSQIQGIIGEKIYRKKQKSGLDLSACVQHIMKRLSAWFDQLPSAMRSNPPDSGAPPSREIVSTYLHYHHCINMTARPILLYAVQRKLAPGTQNPNMARWEDGLSPDIVHVIDRAISAARSSASILSTAAKYNLVATYGFIDGEQAFSAALLLVMVNIAFPYKEVDASAMDMALDVLQMMAEKGNAYIRACHSLLTKIRSTIKPKDQSKAGNADEVSQAQVLESSSILPGLPQDENQPFSLDFEGDPALWAEVLESIDIDMDRQWVETALRRGQQLDT; encoded by the exons ATGATCACATCAAGACATCGCTCATCGCTGGATGTACTCAAGAGGTCGGCGAAGGCGTGCAACAGATGTCGGAAGAGACGAACCAAGTGCATCGGGGATCCGCCTTATCCGTGCATTGCTTGTAGTGACTCGGGCCATGTCTGCGTTTACACAGAATCCGAGAAGAGGGTCACAGTGACCGAGAGCtacctcctcgagctccaggCTCAAGCGCGAAGGGGAAACACGAGCCGCGATGCCGTCGCCGACATGACAGACGCGTCCAGTCAGGACATCGAGCTGGGGTTCACCGGCACTGATAACTGGGTCCTCGGGAGTTCTGGGCAATATC ACTTTATGGGCAACTCCTCATCGACGTACATCGCCAACAGGCTGAACCCAACGGCCGAGACGCTGGCATGGCACAAATATCCCCATCATGAGGATACCGCCTGGCTCCGGCGCTCAAACAACCCTGAGATACCACCGCTGCCGCCCTTCGAGACTGCGGAGCGACTGTACCGGGCGCAGCATGCCTACATAGGCACGATATTTGCCTTCCTCAGCGATGCGGCCTTTCATGAGCGGCTTGAACAGGTGTATGCCCGAGCTCCGGACCCCAAAGATCGCGAGGAGCGTCTCATATACTGTCAAATCCTGCTCGTCTTGGCCTTTGGGCAGATGTACTCGATCAACCAGTGGGTTGGAAAGCAGGGTCCGCCTGGGTTCGACTACTTCAAGCATGCCCTTGACTTTCTGCCGAATGTGTATGAAGAAGGCTCGATACTCTTCATCGAGGTGCTGAGCTATGTTGCCTACTTTATGCAGACCATCAACAGAAGAGATGCAGCCTATATCATGATTGGCATTGCCCTGAGGATGGCCATCTCACTTGGGCTGCATCAGGAGGTCTCGGACCAGGATATTGATAGCGATACTAGAGAGCACAGGAGACGTGTCTGGTGGTCAACGTACAGTATGGAGAGGCTCCTCTGCGTCACCTCGGGTCATCCACTATCCATCCAAGACGAGGATAttgaccttcttctcccaaGCCCGATGGCTGGTGAGGATGAGTATACCTCCTCTGTTCTCAAATCCTACACGGAGCTGTCGCAGATTCAAGGCATCATCGGAGAAAAGATCTATcggaagaagcaaaagtcTGGCCTCGACTTATCGGCCTGTGTACAGCACATTATGAAGAGGCTGTCGGCTTGGTTTGACCAACTGCCGTCGGCGATGCGTTCGAACCCCCCGGACTCAGGAGCCCCGCCGAGTCGAGAAATTGTTTCGACATACCTCCACTACCACCACTGCATCAATATGACAGCTCGTCCGATATTGTTGTATGCAGTTCAGAGGAAGCTAGCCCCCGGCACGCAGAACCCCAACATGGCTCGGTGGGAGGACGGTTTGTCACCAGACATCGTCCATGTCATTGACAGAGCGATATCCGCCGCGAGGTCCAGTGCCTCGATTCTCAGTACCGCTGCTAAGTATAACCTTGTCG CGACATATGGCTTCATTGACGGTGAACAAGCcttctcggcagccttgCTCCTTGTAATGGTCAACATAGCCTTTCCTTACAAGGAAGTGGACGCTTCTGCGATGGATATGGCCCTCGATGTGTTGCAGATGATGGCTGAAAAAGGCAACGCCTACATCAGGGCCTGCCACTCTCTGCTGACCAAGATTCGAAGCAccattaagcctaaggatcAGTCGAAGGCGGGAAACGCGGATGAGGTTAGCCAAGCACAGGTGCTTGAGTCGAGCTCAATTCTGCCAGGGCTTCCTCAAGATGAGAACCAGCCGTTTAGCCTGGACTTTGAAGGGGATCCCGCGTTATGGGCCGAAGTTCTCGAGTCGATTGACATTGATATGGATAGGCAATGGGTTGAGACGGCTTTACGGAGGGGGCAGCAGTTAGACACGTGA